One genomic window of Corynebacterium pseudotuberculosis includes the following:
- a CDS encoding urease subunit gamma, producing MHLTQREQDKLMIVVAADVARRRKERGLKLNHPEAVAIITAELLEGARDGKTVAQLMSEGVTILTRDDVMEGVPEMISDVQVEATFPDGTKLVTVHKPIR from the coding sequence ATGCACCTCACCCAACGTGAACAAGATAAGCTCATGATTGTTGTGGCTGCTGATGTAGCTCGGCGTCGTAAAGAGCGCGGCCTCAAGCTCAATCACCCAGAAGCCGTTGCAATTATCACCGCTGAGCTCTTGGAAGGGGCTCGCGACGGCAAAACCGTGGCCCAACTTATGAGCGAGGGCGTGACTATCTTAACTCGCGATGACGTCATGGAAGGCGTACCGGAGATGATCTCCGATGTTCAGGTAGAGGCCACCTTCCCCGATGGAACCAAGCTGGTTACCGTCCACAAACCGATTCGCTAA
- a CDS encoding urease subunit beta, whose amino-acid sequence MIPGEYFISDAAPIIMNEGRESITIVVTNKGDRPVQVGSHFHFAEANSELEFDREAAMGKRLDIPAGTAVRLEPGDSRTVELIDFAGTREVYGFNNKVNGKLD is encoded by the coding sequence ATGATCCCTGGTGAGTACTTCATCTCTGATGCCGCCCCCATCATCATGAACGAAGGCCGTGAATCCATCACAATCGTGGTGACTAATAAAGGCGACCGCCCCGTACAGGTCGGTTCACACTTCCACTTCGCTGAGGCGAACTCCGAGCTGGAATTCGACCGCGAAGCCGCTATGGGCAAGCGCCTCGACATCCCGGCTGGTACCGCAGTGCGCCTCGAACCGGGTGACTCGCGCACCGTTGAACTCATTGATTTTGCTGGTACCCGTGAAGTCTATGGGTTTAATAACAAAGTCAACGGAAAACTTGATTAA
- a CDS encoding alpha/beta fold hydrolase, producing the protein MDAKILNSWEKPLSSSIADLREHLQPGEKINIFGHSVGGLVAMEWAWLYPQEVDRLVLADPSEPVHVRRRLVPEWLKEGTSVALGELFPLGHKLTQLTSSDLNSKFSELRRHYGGRDNARFLFDEFLKAEARQRRLATAFEGKNPAPMAKTTLLVGAGLGLQRGFLESQKKLGEQLRAETVFLRGENHMFPVNNPELIRPYLV; encoded by the coding sequence TTGGATGCCAAAATCCTCAATAGTTGGGAGAAGCCATTAAGCTCTTCCATCGCAGATTTGCGTGAGCATTTACAACCTGGTGAAAAAATCAACATCTTTGGCCACTCCGTTGGTGGTTTGGTGGCAATGGAATGGGCATGGTTGTATCCCCAGGAAGTCGATCGCTTGGTGCTTGCTGATCCTTCCGAGCCCGTGCACGTGCGTAGGAGACTTGTGCCCGAATGGCTTAAGGAGGGCACAAGCGTGGCCCTGGGCGAGCTTTTTCCTTTGGGCCATAAGCTCACCCAGCTGACGAGTAGTGATCTGAACAGCAAATTTTCTGAGTTGCGCCGACACTATGGCGGCCGGGATAACGCGCGTTTTCTTTTTGATGAATTCCTCAAAGCAGAGGCCCGACAACGCCGTTTGGCTACTGCCTTTGAGGGGAAAAACCCGGCACCAATGGCAAAAACTACGCTGCTTGTAGGCGCAGGCCTGGGTTTGCAGCGTGGTTTTTTGGAGTCTCAGAAAAAGCTAGGGGAACAACTCCGCGCAGAAACTGTGTTCCTACGCGGCGAGAATCATATGTTCCCGGTTAACAACCCCGAGCTGATCCGTCCGTATCTGGTCTGA
- the lysX gene encoding bifunctional lysylphosphatidylglycerol synthetase/lysine--tRNA ligase LysX: MLHIIDCMQKHWETRVILFTAQLATIWLIIGLILKYININLIRDISFGFFLIGLPNFPTLFITILMVLLTSGMLRGHRGALLFYLLGFQVPDLLSGILFFVLGLFNDPEITGDNAKYTIIAFAVSTLFSLFYLVCGYRALKDFPARVVGSWVRALSTLIVGLIISFVVMWGVLVLQEHQDSSIAAAWSFFTAIGLSPSEPPFPTELHSPHFIRVIGGILSSVALFAAIAILFGSRRHDAATAEEQLLTRKLLLNPPSPDSLAYFSTRYDRSLITSPDEKAAVSFRVVDGVCLAAGDPLGDPESWPAAVENWREHSRKNGWVLGAASVSEAGAKAYAAAGMSVITLGDEAVVDAENFHLKNMPEVRKEIAGPRKAGYTVRVQRQSQIPAEELQHLSQLAEAWRRGDERGFTMASGRIGDPRDSRTVIVTAHDADDNVMGLLSFVPWGRRGLSLDVMRRNPDAVGGVTEFMVVGLAQEAGNLGISKFSLNFVTFREALDRGTYVAASLRERLLLKLLLLSSRWWQIQSLYQSNVKYHPQWQSRFLCIDHGFHTARVLIAFASAEGFLPWMKEYGSPVGDPQEIAALESAALMPAIEPPALSAQERMRKTKLEELESLSMSPYPPAVPRTTSIKELLAADATHTVSEAPISVTGRVAFIRDHGGVVFADLVEEHTKLQLVIERSAGQTMTLFKHLVSRGDLISATGQLGESRNGTRSLIVSSWDMAAKSLTPMPRVPLSNPHLRAKFRHMDFALNKKATDIFLARSKAVSAVRSVLQEQGYMEAETPILQTIHGGANARPFRTHIRAYDQNLTLRIAPELYLKRLVVGGIPRVFEIGRNFRNEGVDSTHNPEFTSLEAYQSYGNWDTMRVLTEELIRSAAIAVYGKPEVTTADGQILDLTGSWPVVPVYDAVSEAVGKHISPDADVSEYADIAEKYGITAATVGDLVNELYDELIEPNTVFPTFYAGFPVETSPLTMADPDQPRIAQRWDLVACGMELGTAYTELADPLEQYARLSDQSLRAAGGDAEAMELDENFLKALQFGMPPTGGLGIGIDRLVMFLTGQNIREVLSFPFVRPDTDGSARGC, translated from the coding sequence ATGTTGCATATTATCGATTGCATGCAGAAACACTGGGAAACCCGAGTAATCCTTTTTACAGCACAGTTAGCCACTATCTGGCTGATTATTGGACTGATACTAAAATATATAAACATTAATCTCATTAGGGATATTAGTTTTGGTTTTTTCTTAATCGGCCTCCCCAACTTCCCCACTCTATTTATCACCATCCTCATGGTCTTACTCACATCGGGGATGCTGCGCGGGCACCGAGGGGCGTTGCTGTTTTATCTTCTGGGATTCCAGGTGCCGGATCTGCTTTCTGGCATCTTGTTCTTCGTCTTGGGTCTCTTCAACGATCCCGAGATTACCGGTGATAATGCCAAGTACACGATTATCGCGTTCGCAGTTTCCACGCTGTTTTCTCTGTTCTATCTTGTTTGCGGATACCGCGCGCTTAAAGACTTCCCAGCTCGCGTTGTTGGTTCCTGGGTGCGGGCTCTCAGCACGCTCATCGTTGGCCTCATTATCTCGTTTGTTGTGATGTGGGGTGTGCTGGTCTTGCAGGAGCATCAAGACAGCAGCATAGCGGCAGCCTGGTCTTTCTTCACTGCCATCGGCCTCAGCCCTTCAGAACCGCCTTTCCCAACTGAGCTGCATAGCCCGCACTTTATCCGGGTTATCGGTGGCATCCTTTCCTCCGTGGCGCTCTTTGCCGCCATCGCTATTCTCTTTGGTTCGCGCAGGCATGATGCAGCAACGGCTGAGGAACAGCTTCTTACGCGTAAGTTACTGCTTAATCCCCCGTCGCCGGATTCACTCGCTTATTTTTCCACTCGCTATGACCGCAGCTTGATCACCTCCCCGGATGAAAAGGCTGCCGTGTCCTTCCGCGTTGTCGACGGTGTATGCCTTGCCGCTGGTGACCCCCTCGGTGATCCAGAATCCTGGCCTGCGGCTGTGGAAAACTGGCGTGAGCATAGCCGTAAGAACGGTTGGGTTCTCGGTGCTGCTTCTGTCTCAGAAGCCGGCGCGAAAGCTTATGCTGCTGCAGGCATGAGCGTGATTACGCTTGGTGATGAGGCAGTAGTAGACGCAGAGAACTTCCATCTCAAGAATATGCCGGAGGTTCGCAAGGAGATAGCCGGACCGCGTAAAGCTGGCTATACCGTCCGGGTGCAGCGTCAGTCGCAGATCCCCGCTGAAGAGCTTCAGCATCTCTCCCAGCTCGCTGAAGCTTGGCGACGCGGCGACGAACGCGGATTCACCATGGCGTCTGGCCGCATCGGCGATCCCCGTGACTCGCGTACTGTCATAGTAACCGCCCACGATGCTGACGATAACGTCATGGGCCTGCTCTCCTTTGTTCCGTGGGGACGCCGTGGGCTTTCCCTTGACGTTATGCGCCGCAATCCTGATGCCGTCGGCGGTGTCACAGAGTTTATGGTGGTTGGTCTGGCGCAGGAAGCCGGCAACCTTGGAATATCCAAGTTTTCCCTAAACTTTGTTACCTTCCGCGAAGCTCTCGATCGTGGTACCTATGTAGCGGCTTCCCTGAGGGAGCGGCTGCTGCTCAAACTGCTTCTCCTGTCTTCTCGCTGGTGGCAGATCCAATCGTTGTACCAATCCAACGTCAAGTATCATCCGCAATGGCAGTCGCGCTTCCTATGCATTGATCATGGATTCCACACGGCCCGCGTCCTTATTGCTTTTGCTAGCGCCGAGGGTTTCTTGCCTTGGATGAAGGAATATGGGTCTCCTGTGGGCGACCCTCAGGAGATCGCCGCGCTTGAATCCGCGGCTCTTATGCCGGCTATCGAGCCGCCAGCTTTATCGGCCCAAGAGCGCATGCGCAAGACAAAGCTGGAGGAGCTTGAGTCACTCAGCATGAGCCCCTACCCGCCGGCTGTGCCTCGGACTACTTCTATTAAAGAATTGCTCGCAGCAGATGCGACCCACACCGTTTCAGAAGCGCCGATCTCAGTCACCGGTAGAGTCGCTTTTATCCGTGATCATGGCGGAGTGGTCTTTGCGGATTTGGTTGAGGAGCACACAAAGCTCCAGCTAGTGATTGAGCGCAGTGCAGGACAGACGATGACCTTGTTTAAGCACTTGGTCAGCCGCGGTGACCTCATTTCTGCCACAGGTCAGTTGGGGGAGTCTCGCAACGGTACTCGTTCCCTCATTGTCTCTTCCTGGGATATGGCCGCTAAATCGCTTACGCCGATGCCTCGCGTCCCGCTCAGCAACCCGCACTTGCGGGCAAAGTTCCGCCACATGGACTTTGCGCTTAATAAAAAAGCTACGGATATCTTCCTTGCCCGTTCCAAGGCCGTCAGCGCAGTACGCTCCGTGCTGCAAGAGCAGGGCTATATGGAAGCCGAAACCCCCATTCTGCAGACCATCCATGGTGGTGCAAATGCTCGCCCCTTCAGGACTCATATCCGAGCATACGATCAAAACCTCACGCTCAGGATCGCGCCCGAGCTGTACCTCAAGCGCCTGGTGGTCGGCGGCATCCCTCGTGTCTTTGAGATAGGAAGGAACTTCCGTAACGAGGGCGTGGATTCCACCCACAACCCCGAGTTCACGTCGCTGGAGGCCTACCAGTCTTATGGCAACTGGGACACCATGCGGGTGCTTACAGAAGAGCTGATTCGTTCCGCAGCAATCGCCGTCTACGGGAAGCCAGAGGTGACTACGGCGGACGGACAGATCCTTGATCTCACCGGATCCTGGCCTGTTGTTCCTGTGTATGATGCGGTGTCTGAGGCCGTCGGCAAGCATATTTCCCCAGACGCAGATGTTTCCGAATATGCAGACATCGCGGAGAAATACGGCATCACCGCCGCCACCGTGGGTGATCTGGTCAACGAGCTTTACGACGAACTCATCGAACCCAACACCGTCTTCCCCACCTTCTACGCTGGATTCCCGGTGGAGACTTCGCCGCTCACAATGGCAGATCCAGATCAGCCGCGCATCGCCCAGCGTTGGGACCTTGTAGCCTGCGGGATGGAGCTAGGCACCGCCTACACAGAGCTCGCGGACCCGCTGGAACAATACGCTCGTCTTTCCGATCAGTCTCTACGCGCCGCTGGCGGCGACGCCGAGGCAATGGAATTGGATGAGAACTTCCTCAAGGCGCTGCAGTTTGGCATGCCGCCCACAGGCGGCCTAGGAATCGGAATTGATCGCTTGGTCATGTTCCTCACCGGCCAAAACATCCGCGAAGTTCTCTCCTTCCCCTTTGTCAGACCAGATACGGACGGATCAGCTCGGGGTTGTTAA
- a CDS encoding DMT family transporter — MRTVNLSVASENVNATKSLNQTLPVKKVGHGKAVLIIALGTACLAFTPIWVKASNMDPATQAFLRVLIGFLVLLPIGLWEIKNKQALPKKGVAMSIAAGLFLGVDFTAWNYSIFYVGAGIAAILLNLQVIVVPMLTAIFDKYKIPPVFLILVPIMFVGVLLTGGVLESAESTGPATIYGIKTSTLGTMLGLTSGICYSFYLYFSRKAGTTAPRKDLYVQPMMYTMAAQMVAPFTWAHIGSPRGGLDFTHGVLVNGQLPMVDPENTVGDPLNMMNWISLISLAILGQAIAWTFVQWGTVWLDPTLSAGILLLSPVSSVVIAWPLFGEIPSILQFVGILMILGTVMYQNGLFDKFFGNKKKTAAPAAPGDNIEEQLVREGLAPGRSPDEARPLPGDRP; from the coding sequence ATGCGAACTGTGAATTTATCTGTAGCATCCGAAAACGTGAATGCGACCAAATCACTAAATCAGACCCTGCCGGTCAAAAAAGTTGGACACGGCAAAGCAGTCCTGATTATTGCCCTGGGTACCGCGTGCCTAGCCTTTACCCCGATCTGGGTCAAGGCTTCGAACATGGATCCGGCAACTCAGGCGTTCCTACGAGTCTTGATTGGCTTCCTTGTTCTGTTGCCGATCGGCCTGTGGGAAATTAAAAACAAGCAAGCCCTGCCTAAGAAGGGCGTGGCGATGTCTATCGCCGCTGGTTTGTTCCTCGGTGTGGACTTCACCGCTTGGAACTATTCCATCTTCTACGTTGGTGCCGGCATCGCCGCGATTCTCCTGAACCTTCAGGTTATCGTTGTGCCGATGCTCACCGCGATCTTTGATAAATACAAGATTCCGCCGGTGTTCCTGATCCTGGTCCCCATCATGTTCGTGGGTGTTTTGCTCACTGGTGGTGTCCTTGAGTCTGCAGAATCTACAGGTCCTGCCACAATTTACGGTATTAAGACCTCTACTCTGGGCACCATGCTTGGCCTGACCTCGGGTATCTGCTATTCCTTCTACCTGTACTTCTCCCGTAAGGCTGGAACCACAGCCCCGCGCAAGGACCTTTATGTGCAGCCCATGATGTACACCATGGCAGCACAGATGGTTGCTCCCTTCACGTGGGCTCACATTGGATCCCCACGTGGTGGCCTAGACTTCACCCACGGTGTCTTGGTTAACGGACAGCTCCCCATGGTTGATCCTGAGAATACTGTTGGCGATCCCCTCAACATGATGAACTGGATCTCCCTTATCTCCCTCGCAATTTTGGGCCAGGCTATCGCATGGACCTTTGTTCAGTGGGGAACCGTTTGGCTAGACCCGACCTTGTCTGCAGGTATCCTCCTGCTCTCCCCTGTGAGCTCGGTTGTTATTGCATGGCCGCTGTTCGGTGAGATCCCATCCATCCTGCAGTTCGTTGGTATCTTGATGATTCTGGGAACAGTGATGTATCAGAATGGACTGTTTGACAAGTTCTTTGGAAATAAGAAGAAAACAGCAGCGCCAGCGGCGCCGGGGGACAACATAGAAGAGCAACTGGTAAGAGAAGGATTGGCGCCAGGACGTAGTCCTGATGAGGCTAGACCTTTGCCAGGTGATCGTCCCTAA
- a CDS encoding YibE/F family protein yields the protein MARGTNPPRSKRTPQQRQVSQQPGHSARSVQPAPRRRSTGNSRVQASSRSMASSRPHNDRVQARKHQVGTPPRGGSRPQRRNHSQSHNHSLTQSRFRFDQISKFIKITDLYSGTSRIDTWRRLLLVFLAVWAIVTVIGVFKLWPSGEPNIAPEFYKTFSLGQNQVDGEIVAESKGSCTAPESGTVFTTSPRITPGSDSSCTWYIAEITEGDDAGKRTLIVNSGQPGEATLATGDHIRLLQAQSNDASVHYSFSDYQRTVPLALWGILIAGAIILFAALRGLRSLIGLIITMVVVITFTLPALLLGTSPTGIAIFSGAVILFLVVFLVHGFNWKSASALGGTLLALLLAALLANVAIDNTHLRGLGDEGNLQILLYLPDVSVTGLMLCGFIIGALGVLNDVTIAQSSTVNELAELDHNASWWRLFLGAMKVGRDHISSMVYTLVLSYTGASLPLLLLLFAAQRPFLQTLTSDIMATELLRSGIGALTLTLAVPLTTVIAALTVPEQRAAAQ from the coding sequence ATGGCCCGAGGAACGAATCCGCCGCGTTCAAAGCGGACGCCACAGCAGCGTCAAGTCTCGCAACAGCCTGGACACAGCGCTCGCAGTGTGCAACCTGCGCCACGTCGTCGTTCCACGGGCAACAGCCGTGTTCAGGCAAGCAGCCGCTCCATGGCAAGCAGCCGCCCCCACAACGACCGCGTTCAGGCGCGTAAACACCAGGTGGGAACCCCTCCTCGGGGAGGCAGTCGGCCTCAGAGGAGAAACCACTCCCAATCACACAATCATTCCCTCACGCAGAGCCGTTTCCGCTTTGACCAGATCAGCAAGTTTATTAAGATAACGGATCTTTATTCCGGGACGTCGCGCATTGATACATGGCGACGCCTCCTCCTTGTGTTCCTTGCTGTCTGGGCAATAGTTACTGTCATAGGCGTCTTCAAGTTATGGCCCAGCGGTGAGCCTAATATCGCCCCTGAGTTTTATAAGACCTTTAGTCTTGGGCAGAACCAAGTAGACGGCGAGATCGTCGCCGAATCAAAAGGAAGCTGCACGGCACCGGAATCTGGAACAGTATTCACTACGTCGCCACGCATTACCCCAGGTTCAGATTCCTCCTGTACCTGGTATATCGCTGAGATCACCGAGGGCGACGACGCCGGCAAACGCACGCTTATTGTCAATTCAGGGCAGCCAGGCGAAGCGACGCTAGCCACCGGCGATCACATTCGTTTACTCCAGGCACAATCTAACGATGCTTCTGTCCATTACTCTTTCAGCGACTATCAGCGCACTGTTCCTCTGGCGTTATGGGGCATTCTTATTGCCGGAGCCATCATTCTTTTTGCGGCATTGCGCGGCCTGCGTTCTCTCATCGGCCTGATAATCACCATGGTGGTAGTGATCACGTTCACGCTGCCCGCGCTGCTTTTGGGGACTTCTCCCACGGGGATAGCGATATTCAGCGGGGCCGTTATTTTGTTCCTCGTTGTATTCCTAGTCCACGGTTTTAATTGGAAGTCTGCCTCGGCGTTAGGCGGAACGCTCCTTGCGCTGCTGCTGGCAGCACTACTGGCCAACGTTGCCATAGACAACACCCATCTCCGAGGCTTAGGCGATGAAGGCAACCTGCAGATCCTCTTGTATTTACCAGACGTATCTGTCACAGGTTTGATGCTGTGCGGCTTTATTATCGGCGCGCTGGGCGTGCTCAATGATGTCACCATTGCGCAGTCTTCTACCGTCAACGAGCTCGCAGAGCTTGATCATAATGCTTCCTGGTGGCGGCTCTTCCTAGGCGCTATGAAGGTGGGGCGCGACCATATTTCTTCTATGGTCTACACCTTGGTCCTGTCCTACACAGGTGCTTCCTTACCATTGCTGCTTCTCTTGTTTGCTGCTCAGCGACCATTCCTACAAACTTTGACCAGCGATATCATGGCCACAGAGCTCTTACGTTCTGGTATCGGTGCGCTTACGCTCACACTCGCAGTGCCTTTAACTACTGTTATTGCTGCTCTCACCGTCCCTGAGCAACGGGCAGCGGCGCAATAG
- a CDS encoding DUF998 domain-containing protein, with protein sequence MRMLYLGKILVILGGLAYASFITEAIYGYPLNPKYAYLSEYAAADSSLRWIFAGSDVLSAVFVIAGALCFIFDSALRTRWTWHQKVVVAGLLVASAATILDVMYPLPCAESLPSCPVQSHLNAHVFASSVAVAGHMMIAIAAIIFVWKKLSSPRKWAIIPVFAGVGFIVSTASLLFAMAIQAPTGYEQRGQAIFACILIVTSSIILLKHVDRSTRVGMPNR encoded by the coding sequence ATGCGCATGTTATACCTCGGAAAGATATTGGTGATTCTTGGTGGGTTGGCATACGCCTCTTTTATTACGGAAGCCATCTATGGCTATCCGCTGAACCCCAAGTATGCGTATCTCTCAGAATATGCGGCGGCAGATAGCTCACTGCGCTGGATTTTTGCTGGTAGTGATGTACTTTCCGCCGTTTTTGTCATCGCTGGTGCACTTTGTTTCATTTTTGACAGTGCGCTGCGTACTCGGTGGACATGGCATCAGAAAGTGGTCGTGGCCGGCTTGCTTGTGGCCAGCGCTGCCACGATCTTGGACGTTATGTATCCGCTTCCTTGCGCGGAGTCGCTTCCCAGCTGCCCAGTGCAGTCGCATCTTAATGCCCATGTTTTTGCCTCAAGCGTGGCTGTTGCGGGACACATGATGATCGCTATAGCGGCCATCATCTTCGTCTGGAAGAAACTTTCTTCTCCTAGAAAGTGGGCCATTATCCCCGTATTTGCCGGGGTCGGTTTTATAGTCTCAACTGCGTCTTTGCTTTTTGCGATGGCAATTCAGGCACCTACGGGATACGAGCAACGAGGTCAGGCTATTTTTGCCTGCATACTCATCGTCACATCTTCGATTATTCTGCTTAAGCATGTGGATCGTTCTACCAGGGTGGGCATGCCCAACAGATAA
- a CDS encoding pyridoxal phosphate-dependent aminotransferase produces the protein MSKKDTAPESALLGSAGNPLRRKRRTFDQSDKLKNVLYEIRGPVTALAEKMELDGNTILKLNTGNPAIFGFEAPDVIMRDMIAALSTSQGYSTSKGIIPARRAIVTRYEVIPGFPAFDVDDVYLGNGVSELIMMTMQALLDNGDEVLIPMPDYPLWTAATSLSGGTPVHYLCDEDDDWNPSIEDIRSKVTEKTKAIVVINPNNPTGAVYSPEVLRDIVQVAREHDLLILADEIYDRILYDGAVHTSIATLAPDLLCITYNGLSKAYRVAGYRAGWMVITGPKHYAHGFIEGIDLLSGTRLCSNVPAQHAIQVALGGRQSIYELTSEGGRLLEQRNVAWEKLNQIPGVSCVKPMGALYAFPKIDLDYYDIHDDAQLMLDLLRAEKILMVQGTGFNWPQPDHFRVVTLPWAADLAVAMDRLGNFLSSYKQ, from the coding sequence GTGAGTAAAAAAGACACCGCTCCCGAATCAGCACTTCTGGGCTCCGCAGGCAACCCGTTGCGTCGTAAGCGTCGCACATTTGACCAGTCGGACAAGCTCAAAAACGTTCTGTATGAAATCCGTGGACCGGTGACTGCGTTAGCCGAGAAAATGGAGCTAGATGGGAACACCATCTTGAAGCTCAACACGGGCAACCCAGCAATCTTTGGTTTTGAAGCCCCCGACGTCATCATGCGTGACATGATCGCGGCGCTTTCTACGTCGCAAGGCTATTCCACGTCAAAAGGCATCATTCCTGCCCGGCGCGCCATCGTCACACGCTACGAGGTCATACCTGGCTTCCCTGCCTTCGACGTAGACGACGTGTATCTGGGCAACGGTGTTTCTGAGCTCATCATGATGACCATGCAGGCTTTGTTGGATAACGGCGATGAGGTCCTCATCCCGATGCCGGATTATCCACTGTGGACCGCTGCGACCTCGCTGTCCGGCGGTACTCCTGTGCATTATCTTTGCGACGAAGACGACGATTGGAACCCCTCCATCGAGGATATTCGCTCAAAGGTCACAGAAAAGACTAAGGCCATCGTGGTGATCAACCCCAATAACCCCACGGGCGCTGTTTATTCGCCCGAGGTTCTCCGCGATATTGTCCAGGTAGCCAGGGAACACGATCTGCTCATTCTGGCCGATGAGATTTATGACCGTATTCTGTATGACGGCGCCGTCCACACCAGCATCGCTACGCTTGCCCCCGACTTGCTGTGCATCACATATAACGGATTATCCAAGGCCTACCGGGTTGCCGGATATCGAGCAGGCTGGATGGTTATCACCGGCCCTAAGCATTACGCACACGGTTTTATCGAGGGAATCGACTTGCTCTCAGGGACCCGCTTGTGCTCCAACGTGCCGGCTCAGCACGCTATTCAAGTAGCTCTGGGCGGACGCCAATCTATCTATGAGCTCACCTCCGAAGGTGGCCGTTTGTTGGAGCAGCGCAACGTCGCGTGGGAGAAGCTCAACCAAATTCCCGGAGTCAGCTGTGTAAAGCCGATGGGAGCACTCTATGCGTTCCCCAAAATTGACTTGGATTATTATGACATCCACGATGACGCACAGCTCATGCTCGATCTGCTTCGCGCAGAAAAAATCCTCATGGTTCAGGGCACGGGCTTCAACTGGCCTCAGCCTGACCATTTCCGTGTGGTCACACTCCCCTGGGCAGCCGATCTTGCTGTAGCGATGGATCGTTTAGGCAACTTCCTCTCTAGTTATAAGCAGTAA